One Ictalurus furcatus strain D&B chromosome 7, Billie_1.0, whole genome shotgun sequence genomic window, CATGAAAAACATGGACCGGTCCTTAAAAAGGTTCAAGGTTGCATCCTGAATCTGCAACCTAGTTTTCATCAGACAATTTCTGGTCCTGAGTTGTGTTAAAGTTTCAGTAGACTTTACTGGGATGCCAGAACAGCATGTTATTAATctgatcttttcttttctgcctGTAGGATCAGAAACAGACCGAGTCTATACAGGTGCTGCAGAGGCAGCTGGAGAACGTGACTCAGCTCGTCCTTAACCTGTCACTGCAAGTGAGCCAGCTACAGAGAGAGGTATCGACCCACTGCCCTGACCAAAACCactgtatatgtgcatgtgtttgaaCAGTATAGGCTACATGTTATGTTGATCAGTAAACTAATGCTGCTGTGTTGTGCAGGTCTCTGACAGGCACAGCTacctgctgctgtgtgtggTCCTCGGCTTGCTCATCTGCATCGTCATCTGTGTTAATTACTGTCGCATGTCGGCTGAGAATCTCTCGACAGAACCTGACACATACGTACCAAACTCCTACAGCTACTGCTGCCCTGACAGGTGAGCCTCGGTACTCACACAGATTTACTCATTTCATTTTAGATGCGTTTTATTTGTGCTGGCTTTGATTTAGTCTAATCCAGACAATCCTGATGATTTTCAGAGATTCCCCTGATGAGGACGTGAACCCAAAGCGGAGAGCATCTTATCCATTTGCACAGTCATCCCTGCAAATCGCAACCACTGAAGGTAGAACTGCGATACACTTTCAAGCAagattttacattacatttacatttattcatttagcagacgcttttatccacagcgacttacaaatgagaaaatacaagcaaagtgatagcAAAGATTGCATTATCAATGCCGGGAGGGTTTTGCTGTGATTCTACAGTAAACAGGGGGTGCCCATGAGCAACAGATTTCATGTcctggttttttttattgtagttGATCGGTGGACAAGTAAAGCCGCTTTTCCACCGAAATTACCTGGAACAATCAATAccaggagcttttttttttcaagggaccatttggttcctccagacctttGTTGTCTGAATTTCCATGATGGTCTAAAGTACCGTGAAGATTATGCTACAGTCAAACTGATTACTGgcacaatgtaaaaaaaaaaaaaacacgtagcAGTTTGCAGCAACCGAAGTGGTGGTTtggggaagtggtagctcagtggttagtacgttggacttctgatcaaaAGGTCATGAGAGtgaatcccagcactgccaagctgccactgctgggcccttgagcaaggcccttaacgctcaactgctcagttgtataaagaaaatgagatcattgtaagtcgctctggagaAGGGTGTTTGCCAAATGCCAGAAATGGTTTAGTGGTTATGATGCTTGGTTTGTGAAAAATCTAATTTTGCCCCCTGACACTCATGGGCACATGGACCACGTTGTCATTTATTTCCTGGACCTGATCATGCAGCCTCAGGGgacttgattatttatttattgaaattggTCGTTCCTTCATTACACGTTCTTGTCGGTAACCTTTCACGTTTTTTACAGGTCCAAGTGAAGCATATAATGTAGAAACTCGGAGGAATTCAACCGGGAGTAAAAGGGTATTCAggcttttttaatttatttttaatcattaattagTACTCAAATAGAACAAACCTCATAAATACATCAGGGTAATTATTTATGTCCTGTTGAAAGTTCTGTGAACCATTTTGATTGGATACAACAATTTTTCAAATGAACGActgctctgtctctccttccaGAAAAAGCGCTGTAAAATGAAATCTGGCAGAAAGCCAGAGACGATAACTCCCACGCTACTCTCCACCCTTTCAGTCCCCAATGGAGGATTGCGGTGTAATGACCACCGTCCTCACAATCTGGACTTAAAGCTGCCACCTCGTAGCCTCGtccctcctcccttctccttCAGAGACTCCTCGTCAGAGGGAAGCTCCGAAGACTCCTCCCAGTCAGACGAGCCTTCATTCTGCGGTATCGCCTCCTGCAGCCGCCTCTGTGATCCTCTGCCTGCTGCAAAGAGCTGCTCCAAAAAGAGGAACCGCTTGAAAAAGAGGAGCACCGTACTCAAGCAGCTTCTTCAGCCTGTGCAGTGTAACGGCCCGCCGGTCGCGGCTAAGTTCACCCTGCGTGGCTTGATCACAGGCTCCACAGAGCTGAACACGAACAGGCCAGGAGTCCCATTGCTTCCTAAAAAGAACAGTTATAACTGACAATGCTAACGATGCTGATCTCTATAGCCACTGCTGATTGGTAGCTACTAGGTAAGCTACACTGTTAGCTTTAACTCCTGTGGTAATGTGGTTATTCTGTGGATGTAGGAAATATGCCCACAAGGTTTTGGACATTGGGACAATCATCGATCATCATCTGCCTAGCAGACTGGAATCAGTCAAAGTCAAAATCACGattaaaacatgatttaaaatgtCCGAATACGCTGCTGTTTTTAGAAGGGAGAATCATTTGCACAGTTTTTAAATTGGTAAGGCTTGCTTATGCTTTACATTGTTTTTTAGACTTTTTGTGTGACTCGGTCAAATGCAGATTATTTGTTAATTGCAAAATGTTgctatttttataaaaatgaatcagaaaCTGTGTTTTTCACTCTGAGTCATTGCTTATTATTCTATTTCTTATTGTTAGACTGGGCTATATTAAACTGGAACACAGGAAAGAACAGACTTCCCATTGCTGCGCACACCTATCATTGCTCTTAAATCAGTTTTTAACACCAACTACACTGTAGTATTTAAAGGAGATCTATTATgaccctttttacaagatgtaatataagtctcaggtttccccagaatgtgtctgtgaagtttcagctcaaaatacaaaaatacccCACGggtcatttattataccatgctgaaaatgcccctttttgggtggaagcaaaaaaacactgttttcatgtgtgtctctttaaatgcaaatgagctgctgctccccgtCCCCTTTCCAGAAAAGGGATGTGCCATTACAGCTTGTACTTCGGATACTAcggcaacaacaaatcaggGGAACCCATATGACTGACGCTGTAAATACCAGTGTTCAGCCCTATATGAATGAACCAGAGTCGGATTCTGATGAAGGAGAGACTCCGGCAGAAGAAATAACTGTACACTTACAATGCTTAtgaagctgagacattcttctcaTCACTGTAGCTGTTCCAGAGCAGAGAACATGGCAGACTGTGTGTAGCccactcaggggaggagctaTGCTAATGAAGCAGAGTCCATCACCTGTCGTGGGCGGGGCCTGTTCCAATGTCTTGTCACATTcgagagaaaatgaaaacggctcattttgagacaatgtttatgatttattgggaatatatatatatatatatatatatatatatatatatatatatatatatatatatatatatatatataaggagcgggtggatttttaccattgtagggtgggtgtgtacagtacacacactgccgacacacatttatgttcaaaagCCATGTAGAAATTTacataataggtcccctttaaatTATATCAAACTTTAATAGGATACTCAAACTATCTGCCATGAATTTTCATGAATGTCATTACATACCACTGAACAGAACATTCATAAATGACTTATGTACAATAAATGGAAGACTAGAAATGATGCAGCAGGTAAAGTAGGTAACGCACATCCAGTCACGGTGTAGTAAATATAAGGTACAGTGGTgcgtgaaagtttgtgaactctttagaattttctataatatctgcataaatatgacctacaactaaatcagattttcacacaactcTTAAATGTAGAGAACAAGAactgaattaaacaaatgagacaaacatattatatttggtcattaatttattgaggaaaatggtacaatattacagatctgtgagtgATAAAAGTAGgagaacctttgctttcagtatctggtgtgacccccttgtgcagtaataactgtaactaaacgtttacggtaagtgttgatcagtcctgcacatcagcttggaggagttttatcccgttcctcagtacagaacagcttcaactctgggatgttggtgggtttcctcacatgaactgcttgcttcaggttcttccacaacatttctattggattaaggtcaggactttgatttgatcattccaaaacattaactttattcttctttaaccgttctttagtAGAACTACTCGTGTGCTTAGTGCagttgtcttgttgcatgatccactttctcttgagatttaaATCacgaacagatgtcctgacattttcctttagaattcgctggtgtaattcagaattcattgttccatcatgtttaagtaaaaaaaaaaaaaatcatgtattctgtgttaataggcttttagtTTGTTGAAAAGATTTTgaaacattgttgttgtttttttaaaaaaaatctgaaatgtatACTATTTTCTCAGATTTAGCCTATGGGGAAAATACAGGtgcaactttaaaaaaatttgaatatcatagaaaagtttttttttttttttcggtaatatattttttttatatggaactttcatatattctagattcattacacagaaagtgaaatatttttaggctttttttttattttaatctagatgattatggcttacagctcatggaaatcaaaaacccagcatctcaaaatattaggataaagaatttataatacagaaatgtggacctgagaagatctctaatcagctaattaactcaaaacacctggaaaggtttcctgagcctttaatctcagtctggttcagtacacaagcACAAttacggggaagatgaaagtatattttgcatttcattcggaaatcaaggtcccagagtctggacgaagagtggagaggcactgAATCCAACTTGCTTGAAGTCCAgagtgaagtttccacagtcagtgatgatttcaAATTTTAGAGTTCAAGAGGCCCTTTATGAAAAGGAAAAGCTGAGGTGGGAGATTGAGGGAAAATTCTCCTTCATTAAGAACAATCGGGAATGGCTCAACTTGATGTACTCCATCATGGGGTATACCAAAGGGGAGCAttccaaccaggctggaacctccctcccccactgtggTCTTGTCCAGCCTGCCATGTTGAAGGAGAATGTCTTTTGCTCCATGCTTTAATTTGAAGATTGTTGAATAAGAAATGCTCAGGttcattttcttcatctttCCTGTAGGGAATCCCTGCTTTCTTGATGGAATTAAGAGCATTTGTTGGAGGCATTCCATCTGAGTGAGTGTTAAAAATGACAATGTTGTCGTCTATGTCTTTACCAAATAAGGACAAAAGTGCATCAAAGATGTACTGCAGTCTGTCAGAGAGTCGATTCTCAGATGCCTTCACTACCAGACACACTGCATCGATTTCTTTCACTCCAGAATCATTGTGAAACAGTTTGTACAGATTCTCAGCGATCTGTTTATCCACATCTGTTCCCCTGGTGTCTCCATAACCTGGACTGTCAATGATAGTAAAACAGATTTGGTTGCCTTGAGCAAAGACCTCATACCCAGTGATTTCagttatttgtgtttttgactGATCTGACATGTGATTGTCTCCTCCCTCTTCTGTATTCTCAAACCACACTTCATCTGTACAGTTACTCATTAATTTTTAAAACTTGTGAAACAGAATGCAAATATGCTACTGGGAATATATTACTTATTTTGTGTAGAAATGCTGGAATTTTTAGCATCTAGCAGTCAGGAGTTGATACTTTGGAAagaaataatcataaataatttATAGCTGTAACCATAATggtggttcttcttcttcttcttcttcttggtaTTGGTATTGGAATTTTCAGTAGTATTAATTATCTGGATTATGAATTACTGAAGATTCAGTGTTATTTGATACATGTAGGTTTGTGTCAGAAAGAGGCGACTCAGGCACACCGTCATTACCAGATATTTAATGAGAAAGTCAGATAAACAGATAGTAACACAGAGAACACTAACAAGAGTGGAATTAACAATATAAGCTAATTAACTAAATCAAGTATAGCTCATTTAAATGATTACCAAAACAAAGTAAAAGATTAAATTTTGAACAACatcattaatgaataaacacaatGCAGTTTATTAACTGAACAAAACCTGCAACCTTGATTCAGATATGATCAGAATTCCTTCTTCATCACATGTTACATGGCCATATTTAAgctaatgaattaatttttttactagTACCAACATGTTTAATTTGACTGAGCCCTGCTCTTGCATACGCCAGTACAGCATTAACTCTTTCCTGTGATTCAGGCTGAATGTTCCTCAGCTCTCTTAGTTTCTGAGCATAGTTGAGTTTTCCAGTTTCTTCAGCTCGAGGGATCAAGAAGTCGAGACACTGAACAATTAAAGCAGAATCTGACTTTAAAGCAATCTCAGACagttttatgatgatgatgcaggCTTCTTCCACCAGCTCagctttttccttttcagtctTGGTCAGTTCTTCTTTCAGTCTCCTCTCCATGCTtgtcttctcctcttcctgtttcttGCTGCTTTCATATTCTTTTTTCAAATCATAATATGTCACCAAAACCTCTTTACTGCGTGTAACATATTTCTTGTCCTCTCTGACATGTTTAGTGTAGTGACATTTACCTGTACATGAAGTGCAGTGCTCATTTCTCATGACTTCACACAACTTGGTATTCCAGGCACACCAGCAGCCATACTCATGACAGTTCTCCTTACAGACATTGCAACTGGTCACCTTTCTGGCCCACCGTGAAGCATTTTCAATGGGAACTTTTTCTTTGTAACACTTGGTGACTGTAAAAGTaaagttttcatttttctttatctttcctCGGTTTTCCTCCAGGGCTTTCTGAGTCTGAGACAGTTCTTCACGTTTGCACTCTACAAGGTCAATGCGCTTTTGTAGATTAGACATACAGGCTTCAAGTCGTTTGGACTCTTTCAGAACATTTTCAGTCTGCTCTAAGctttttctgttctcttctttgagtgaggaaaagaaatcatttaaactatttTCCGTTAGTTCCCAAGCCTTTTGGAGAGCTTTGATATATTTTGAGTTCCTCTTCTCAGCTTGGCAATTGTTGAATAAGAAATGCTCAGGttcattttcttcatctttCCTGTAGGGAATCCCTGCTTTCTTGATGGAATTAAGAGCATTTGTTGGAGGCATTCCAGCTGAGTGAGTGATAAAAATGACAATGTTGTCCTCTATGTCTTTACCAAATAAGGACAAAAGTGCATCAAAGATGTACTGCTGTCTGTCAGAGAGTCGATTCTCAGATGCCTTCACTACCAGACACACTGCATCGATTTCCTTCACTCCAGTATCATTGTGAAACAGTTTGTGCAGATTCTCAGCGATCTGTTTATCATATTCTCTTCCCCTGGTGTCTCCATAACCTGGAGTGTCAATGATGGTGAGACAGATTGGGTTGT contains:
- the LOC128610782 gene encoding SUN domain-containing ossification factor-like — translated: MRLNNRIKALEVNMSLSGRYLEQLSQRYRKQMEEMQKAFNKTIIKLQNTSRMAEEQDQKQTESIQVLQRQLENVTQLVLNLSLQVSQLQREVSDRHSYLLLCVVLGLLICIVICVNYCRMSAENLSTEPDTYVPNSYSYCCPDRDSPDEDVNPKRRASYPFAQSSLQIATTEGPSEAYNVETRRNSTGSKRKKRCKMKSGRKPETITPTLLSTLSVPNGGLRCNDHRPHNLDLKLPPRSLVPPPFSFRDSSSEGSSEDSSQSDEPSFCGIASCSRLCDPLPAAKSCSKKRNRLKKRSTVLKQLLQPVQCNGPPVAAKFTLRGLITGSTELNTNRPGVPLLPKKNSYN
- the LOC128610459 gene encoding uncharacterized protein LOC128610459 codes for the protein MATGLQDSSLTVCDVIRKSKLISENRPRRYRLLTTRSNLDEKGSVRKWTFGQRDIKMQNKILLMVGETGTGKTTLINAMVNYILRVKFIDKVWFEITEEGGDNHMSDQSKSQTTEITVYEVFAQDNPICLTIIDTPGYGDTRGREYDKQIAENLHKLFHNDTGVKEIDAVCLVVKASENRLSDRQQYIFDALLSLFGKDIEDNIVIFITHSAGMPPTNALNSIKKAGIPYRKDEENEPEHFLFNNCQAEKRNSKYIKALQKAWELTENSLNDFFSSLKEENRKSLEQTENVLKESKRLEACMSNLQKRIDLVECKREELSQTQKALEENRGKIKKNENFTFTVTKCYKEKVPIENASRWARKVTSCNVCKENCHEYGCWCAWNTKLCEVMRNEHCTSCTGKCHYTKHVREDKKYVTRSKEVLVTYYDLKKEYESSKKQEEEKTSMERRLKEELTKTEKEKAELVEEACIIIIKLSEIALKSDSALIVQCLDFLIPRAEETGKLNYAQKLRELRNIQPESQERVNAVLAYARAGLSQIKHVGTSKKINSLA